The Nymphaea colorata isolate Beijing-Zhang1983 chromosome 5, ASM883128v2, whole genome shotgun sequence DNA segment agcgaaaaaatattttcttggaaaaacctcaaaaatgaaaaaaaaaaactataacatgtttttttaacatcttttcattttggatgcttttcatttttttttgcattttgacgcatttttatatatttttttgcattttttgcattCCTTTTACATTGTTCACTaccacatttttaaattttcacattttacttttaagatatttgttttaattgttttaaaatttgccgagattttttgagaaaagcaatccgtattatacccgagaaaaaccttgcagTTTAAAACCGgtaaacgatatttgtgactatgattttaATTAGTTTGGTATTTGCAACCACATTTGAGCTTTCAGCTTATGTTGAGCTTTGTTTGCTTGGGaaataattttttgcttttctctgtttttttacATAGTTGTGCAACATTGAACTAAACAAGTGCTGATAAATTGAGTGAATCTTTTCTCTGTTTAGGTTCAAAATAAAAGCCAGCAAGTCAATGACCAGGCATTGGTGAGTTTCTGCTTGTGTCTATagtcccttcattttttttcatgttcacatGTTTGCATCATTttcctcatcttcctcttccctttTGCATACAGGTTCGCTGTGAGTACAGCATGGCTAATTTTAGCACTGGTGATCGCAACAGGAGACCAAAAGGGGACAGGTTTTATTCATTATGAATCATTTCTAGCTTTTTCTTCTGACATGGTTCTTGCAACTAGTCACTTTCAAGTGTTAGTTTTCTTTATCTGGAGGGCAGAGCTGTTCTATGATGCTGATGTTGAAATTACTGCATAATTATCATTTGCTTCTATGTTTTGTTGGTAACAAAGCCACTACTTATTTTGGATGACACAACCACCTGATGCCTTTTTTATCATgacaggtgtgtgtgtgtgtgtttttttttgggagaTATATCTTCTCTATGCATGATCTTGGACTaggtgctatgtcacatgggtgcgagGTGCGGGTGCCAGTGGGGCACCtccaaaaaaaaacttgggtgaaGGGGTGCCGCAAGGGTGTATGTAGTTATGTACACATTTAGTTTATAGATATAAgtatatgtattcataatatatataattatatggttGTTTTTTAGCTTAATCGGGccttttttcttacttttaatactgtaaataaagaaagagagggagagagagaagaaaaaaaaagggaaattttttttaaaggtgaATAAGAGAAGGTGCGGGTTGCATGTCGGAGCCGCACTCATGTCCAATGCACCTAATCTATGTTCATGTCCTATAACTACTATGTAGAACTTTGGTTGCTGTTTCATACACATGCAAGTACTGTGACCTAGAATGGGATGAAGTTTTGATAAAGTAATTTGTGATGGATGATCTTGTTGCAGAAGTTGCCTTTTCTTTGATGTAATGCTGCATGAAAACATGCTATTAGGCCTTGTTGACTGTCCTTTATTTCATAGAATTGCTAAGTGTGTCAGCTTACAGTATGAGTAATCAACgatacttttttaaaaaatttctagtcCATTATAGGTATTGGAGTCGACTGATACCGAAAGTCCACAtcttttttctgttcctttcTTGCTCATTTAAATTTATATGCTTTTGGGGCCTTCACATTATTCTGTGATCATACTCTTATATTGGGCTCtagaaataaatatatttttatccTTAGTGTGTTTGGAAATCCCTCCAAGTTCTATCAGATTTTTGTAAACGGTTGAACTTGTGAGCtaaatttttagcttttttatcTATGAATTCTAGTGAACTTGATGATCCCTTGTACATTTCTAATCTGTTCTAAAGATGAACTTCTTGTTGTGGCAGGCGTTCAACAGAAATTTCTTTGGTCATCCGTCAGACTATGGAAGAATGCATACTAACACATTTAATGCCTCGTTCTCAGGTTGGGCACTACCCTGATTTGAGTGAGCTGCCTTTTTTTAAGCttcaatgttatgatattcttGTTTTGAATCTTGTATTGTTGCAGATTGACATATTTGTACAAGTTCTTCAAGCTGATGGAGGTAATGTACCATGTCATTAGCATTTAATATTTGTGTTTgtgagttagagagagagagagagagagagagagagagagagaggtgcatgCACAACTTCTATGTTGTTAAGATGTTGTTGTCTTTTAGGAACCAGGTCTGCATGTATCAATGCTGCAACATTGGCACTCGCAGATGCAGGGATCCCAATGCGTGATTTAGTTACTTCATGCAGCGCTGGGTATCTTAACAGCACTCCTTTGCTTGGTAACCATATTTTGTTTCTGTCTGAAATATGCCTCATTTTGAATTCCCTATGTGGTGTATCTGTTTATATCTTGTTATGCTTGTTGTTTTCCTGTCAACAGACTTGAACTATATCGAGGATAGTGCTGGAGGCCCTGATGTGACCGTTGGAGTACTAGCGAAGCTTGAGAAAGTCACACTTCTCCAGGTTCCCTGATGGAATGTGTTCTCTTCTaacatattattattttgaGATGTTACTATTGTCAGAAATGttgacatttctttttcaatgcagaaaaagagaaattagagaaaaatgaaaaaataggaaaaaactgcaatagtttgaaaaaaaaagagccacAGTGAAGCTATCACATTTTAAttatgttttctcatttttttcagaaaaaatgttgcttaatatattttatcatttcaatgtttcttttaatgtcgtaataattattttgaattttgattgaTATGTTTGTAAGAAAGTTAGTGGGaaactcaaatttcaaaataaacttCCCAATTAATACCTCGCTGATAAAAGCCCGACAATGATATTTGTTAGATTGGT contains these protein-coding regions:
- the LOC116254296 gene encoding exosome complex component RRP41 homolog isoform X2; the protein is MEYVSPEGLRLDGRRAMEMRQLRAEMGVVAKADGSAAFEMGNTKVIAAVYGPREVQNKSQQVNDQALVRCEYSMANFSTGDRNRRPKGDRRSTEISLVIRQTMEECILTHLMPRSQIDIFVQVLQADGGTRSACINAATLALADAGIPMRDLVTSCSAGYLNSTPLLDLNYIEDSAGGPDVTVGVLAKLEKVTLLQMDSKLPMDIFEDVMELAIAGCKAVAKYIREVLLENTKQLELRRGI
- the LOC116254296 gene encoding exosome complex component RRP41 homolog isoform X3, translated to MLVQRVCVWMVGVQWSSAAFEMGNTKVIAAVYGPREVQNKSQQVNDQALVRCEYSMANFSTGDRNRRPKGDRRSTEISLVIRQTMEECILTHLMPRSQIDIFVQVLQADGGTRSACINAATLALADAGIPMRDLVTSCSAGYLNSTPLLDLNYIEDSAGGPDVTVGVLAKLEKVTLLQMDSKLPMDIFEDVMELAIAGCKAVAKYIREVLLENTKQLELRRGI